The following are from one region of the Haloactinomyces albus genome:
- a CDS encoding GGDEF domain-containing protein, producing the protein MDDAGTQADGYEAAFDEIRRRSRDGDDEGVIDLATAVTARAQEPRIVGIALMLRLGGSLNLGRLDECPALLDQAFEVLDGTHEHALLGGVQALAAFVAAQSSIERCVRHLVQGRRELDRVRYPGVEAVEAWHNLAVSFSYAGFHVQAMEVAERGYLIGQTLGLSTGDHALPEVAVRRAVSLDHCGDTEGCTRLLREVLDTWSRRTTPSELRCAEQYYYGYAAARLAALGEDVTPLPELLDTDIAGWEIDDLRMLGGACLAIAEGRPREALRRLADRNPHPYTLGAAEIFRLRAMAQTAVGDHRAALAADRQAMRSATETTDLLRERLIDGTRMQLDHESLRRTVEQYASEALTDPLTGLPNRRHFDRWVAHFAERNIRTAVGIIDLDDFKAVNTVHGHLGGDLVLQRAAAVLARTVRSGDFVARYGGDEFIIALPHTDLATAHDVGGRLATAVADEEWEALVTGTPVSISIGWAELTDMHDVTRALEVADHAMLTQKDRFAHPRESSTSR; encoded by the coding sequence ATGGACGACGCGGGGACCCAGGCGGACGGCTACGAAGCCGCCTTTGACGAGATCCGGCGACGAAGCCGTGACGGCGACGACGAGGGAGTCATCGATCTCGCCACCGCCGTAACGGCCCGGGCACAGGAGCCACGGATCGTGGGCATCGCCTTGATGCTCCGGCTCGGCGGCTCGCTCAACCTCGGCCGACTCGACGAGTGCCCCGCGCTGCTGGACCAGGCCTTCGAAGTTCTGGACGGAACGCACGAGCACGCCCTGCTCGGCGGTGTACAGGCGCTGGCTGCCTTTGTCGCCGCGCAGAGCTCCATAGAACGCTGCGTGCGGCACCTGGTACAGGGGCGGCGCGAACTCGACCGGGTCCGGTACCCGGGGGTGGAAGCCGTCGAAGCCTGGCACAACCTCGCGGTGTCGTTCTCCTATGCCGGGTTTCACGTGCAGGCGATGGAAGTCGCCGAACGCGGCTACCTGATCGGGCAGACCCTCGGCCTGTCCACCGGCGACCATGCCCTCCCCGAGGTCGCCGTGCGCCGAGCGGTCTCCCTGGACCACTGCGGGGACACCGAAGGCTGCACTCGCCTGCTGCGAGAGGTCCTGGACACCTGGTCACGGCGTACCACCCCGTCCGAACTTCGCTGCGCCGAGCAGTACTACTACGGGTACGCGGCTGCCCGGCTGGCCGCACTCGGCGAGGACGTCACGCCGCTGCCGGAACTCCTCGACACCGATATAGCAGGCTGGGAGATCGACGACCTGCGGATGCTCGGTGGAGCCTGCCTCGCGATCGCCGAAGGGCGCCCCCGGGAAGCCCTGCGCCGACTCGCCGACCGCAACCCCCACCCCTACACACTGGGCGCCGCGGAGATCTTCCGGCTGCGCGCGATGGCCCAGACGGCAGTGGGTGACCATCGCGCGGCCCTGGCGGCGGATCGGCAGGCGATGCGATCGGCGACCGAGACCACCGATCTTCTCCGCGAGCGGCTGATCGACGGCACGCGGATGCAACTGGACCACGAAAGCCTGCGCCGTACGGTCGAGCAGTATGCCTCGGAAGCACTCACCGACCCCCTGACGGGCCTGCCCAATCGGCGGCACTTCGACCGGTGGGTCGCCCACTTCGCCGAGCGGAACATCCGCACCGCCGTCGGCATCATCGATCTCGACGATTTCAAGGCGGTCAACACGGTGCACGGGCATCTGGGGGGTGACCTGGTGCTGCAGCGCGCGGCGGCGGTACTCGCCCGGACCGTCCGCAGCGGAGACTTCGTGGCCCGCTACGGCGGGGACGAATTCATCATCGCGCTGCCGCACACCGATCTGGCCACCGCGCACGATGTCGGCGGCCGACTCGCCACCGCGGTTGCCGATGAGGAATGGGAGGCGCTGGTCACCGGCACTCCGGTGTCGATCAGCATCGGGTGGGCCGAGTTGACCGACATGCACGACGTGACCCGCGCACTCGAGGTCGCCGACCACGCCATGCTCACCCAGAAGGATCGCTTCGCCCATCCGCGCGAGAGCTCCACGTCTCGGTGA